AGCCAAAAATGCAAAATTCACTGAAGTTAGGACTCCAATGAACAATTTTTCTTTGGTGGGTAGATGCAACCGAAAAAATGGTATGAAACCAACAGTCTACCTTGTATGACTCTCTTGTTTTCTCTTCGTTTTTGAAATAACCAAGTGTAACATTTGGACCACCAATGACTATCTCTCCACGAGGCATCGGCGTATCGGTATTCAGATATCCTCCTTCCGGCCAATCAATTAACTGGAtacagaaggaaaaaaaaagattttaacATAATTAAGTCAATATCGTCTTCGTGCCTTGGAAACAAAGTACAGAGGTCTTCTCAAGCCATTTGCCTTGACAGAAAACGAAAAACAGACAAATCAATCTAGAAGTTCATAAATGAATACCTCCAAGCAACTTAAGTCATGACTAGGATGCCAAATAAGTTTCTATCTTTCATATTTCCTTTTAAAGAAGAAGTTGATGTAATCGGTTTAAACACGTAATATAAGATACCCATTGGCATCTCTTACCTTTACAAATGAGCATGGAAGGGGAGCTCCAACTCGACCTACAGAAGTATCATCAAACTCTGAGAATGTCCCACCAGCGCAAGTTTCAGTGAGGCCATACCCTTGACCAATTGGAGAACTGTCAATAGCCATCAATCACAAATGAGATATGATGAGAATGgagcaaaagaaaataaatttgtttcTTCAGAAAAATGCAATTGAGTCGTTGTGCACCTCAGAATTTTAACATTCGAAGGAACTTCTTATTAATATGTGATTTGAGTTTGTCCGTTAGTATTAATGTGTAAAGTTTATGTACTGAGGGGAAACAAAGAGGGAGTATCATAATCCTCTTAGAAACCTGAATATGTCCCACCAGTAATCTTCGACTGTGAATTCATAAGACTATACACCTGGGGGTGAAATATGAGTGGACCAACTAAAAGAAGACGAGTTGTTAAAAGTACTAAGACCATATTAACCCAAGGCAATAGTATGTTTACACTTACAAGATGATTACAACCAGAATTTAGGTCCTTATTTAATTTCTATACAACTGTGTCGGTTTGAAAGGCATTGAGAGACAGATTAGCATAGTCCTTTTTGAAAGAAATGGGACGACTCGTAGAAATAATGCCCTGCGTTAGAGCCAGAGACTTGACCACCAATACTACCACCTCATTTTCACTAAAATCTGGTCTACTCATATTTTAACCATTTAGTGGACTgtgattttcaaatttcaaatcaatgaagaaaaaaatataggtAGGACAAAGTCATGGTTCACAATATGGTATTCTGTAGATGTTAAAGGTACTAAAATCATACTAACCCAAAGCAGATGTTGATGAATCTTTGAGTATCACCCGAGAGAGGAGCACCACCAGAAAGAATAAAACGAAGGTGACCTCCTAGCACTGCACGGACCTTTCTAAACACAAGAAGGTTCCACAGAAACTTTTCCAGGCCCCAAGCCCCGAACCAACTGCCATTCACAGCAGACAACCTACGAGTATATGCCAAGTGAAACAATAACTTGGCTAGTCCACCCTTCGCATTTACCTGAAGCATCATGCATCATGAAGATACAGTGTTGAAAAAATTGGGATAATGCGCACATGTATATGCATCTACACATGTAATTTTGTTATCTCATATGCACAAGAAGTTTCAAAACCTTGTTGAGCACTCCATCTCGAACACGATCAAGAATTGCAGGGACAGCTGTCAATACAGTTGGCGCGAGTGCAGTTGCATCCCCTTGTGTTCCCCTTTTAATTTTACTTGACGTATCGGTAAGGGTCAACGGAGATCCATACCCTATGGCACTTCCAACAGCAACCAAGAAGTTCTTCAAGATAGATAGTAAAACTTGTTAATCAGGTACCAGAAATATAAGGACGTAACAAAGCAGCTAGTGATAATcattaacaaaaaaatgatCAATGAATCACTGTAGCCATGCAATCTAGCCAGCTTACATATTTTCCATACCTCCGCTGCTAATTCAAGGATATGAGCGAGGGGAAGATATGCCAGATAAACATCCTTGCCTCCAAGGCCGGGAACAATAGTCATGACCGCAGAAGCTACAGCTAGCACATTAGCATGTGTCATCATTACACCCTGTAAAAAGTGCAAGATGAAAGTTAATTAATGGTGATTGTTGCTTAGATGAATGCCTATACTTGCATTAGATGCCAACTCAAGATAAGTATAAAAGGGTGACCCCAAGCTAACAAGTTTCCCCGGCTCCCCACTTTGCGCCTGAACAACTTTTCCGTTGCGGTCAAAATAAGTATACAAAAATGAATGACATCAAATAGAGTATAATACAATATTTTCTATATATCTAGCGAAAATAGGTTATGTAGGGATATGTGATGCAACAAGTGCCTATTCTATTTATACGCATGACATAAATTGATACAATTATCAGTAGTCACAAATCATAATCCCCACACGGAAAATCTTTAATTGAACCCAACCCATAAAGTGTTCACCACCCTGTACCCTAACTCCATAAGGCAATGCTTAGATAAGCAAATTGCAATGCCTGTACTAAATAATTCCATCCAAATTGATACACAGTGATATCTTTGTTCCGAAAATGTGATGGGGAATGGATGCAACAAAGAGCCTTTCATTACTTCTCCTATTATTTAACTCAAGGCTATAGTAATAAGaagaaatttatcaaatgaaaaggAAAGAGTATAGTAGTAGAGTAGTGACATTAATAATACTGCAGCAGTTTAATGCAGATAGAAACTAGAAAAATGCATTATAAAATTATCACAATCAAGCATCCTTATCTTCTGAAAACTTTAACAGTGACAAAAGCAGGGTAAtttcaaaaccaaaactcaCAATATATCAACTGTCGACAATGTGAAGGTGAAACATAAAGGAATAGCAATACTGGCACAAATGTCACACAAAGCTTCAAAAATTTTATAAACTCCCAAGTCAACAATCAACAATTAAGAAACCAATTAGAAGGAATATCATGTCTGAAAGTGCATAGACAAAAAAAAGGCGGAAACCAAAATAACAAGATATAATAGAAGCTTTAAACCTTGGGTAATCCAGTGCTTCCACTTGTATACATAATGACTGCAATATCTGCTGGAAGAGGTAAATCGGGATCAACAGGGTTTTCTCGGCCAAGTTTCTCAACATCATCAAATGAAGTGATTCTCCAGCGACTTTGAACAGATGAGGCACTAGATGGGATATTGGCATCCATACATATGATTCGCTTTACTGTATCTAGTTTTCCACTTATGTCTAGAAGTTTCTTCAGTTCTTTTTGCCCACATATCACAGTTGTAACTTCCGTCTGGagaaaagtaaaatgaaaatgatattgGTCATGTAGtaagaacaaaaaaattgagGACAAATGACAAACAATAACCCTAATGTGGTACAAACGTAACAACACCATCAATGCATTTATTTTCTGCtttcaaaaacaaagaaatctaACACCAAAAACACATCTCCAGTCAGTGAAAAGCTCCTCCAACTAGGTTGCAACATTTGCATGAGCTATACGAAAGTCACAAtgtgaaatttaaaatatattgcTTGTGCTTAATAcattgtttaaaaaataaaaaatcactaaataagtaaataaacatACATGACCTCTAATcgacaaaaaaaattgtatagagAGGAGCCTATTCTGCAATAGTAAGCATACTGTGACAAACAACAGGAATGTGGGTGCCAATCCATGAGAGAGCGAAACAGAGATagatataaacatatatatatatatatatatatatccatgtatactgagagagagagagagagagagagagagagagagagagagaaagagagagagagaacctcaTTCAGTGAGTGACATAGAGCCTCCTCCCCAAGAGATGCATATATGGTAACAACAGTGACATTGCGCCTAAAACAACCCTGATATAAAAAGAACAGAGTCAGGGATAAGAAATTTGTGCACAAACTCATCCGCTTATCATTGCATACAAACATTGGCGTTTAAAACTATAATTTAaagatttatataaaaaaaacgcATCATATGTGCAACAAAATCATGCTCTCAGGAAGTTTAAGGTTCAGCTGTAAAGGAATCTTATGAAATGTCAGAAGAATGATTAATTTTATGTCGGAAGAGCACGTAAGACATGCACCTGCAATGCAAGAAACCACTCTTTCCTTGTGTCAGCAAAGATTGCCACTTTCTCTTCCCTATTATGTCCAAGTTGAGCTAAACCGGAAGCAAAGTTGCACGCTACTTCAAATGCCTTCCCATAGGTCAGCCATTCGTAGTCTCCCAAACAAAGCTTCTCAAAGGATCTTCCATCCTTTGATACCTCAACCTCCCTTGCAATCAATGCCCGGGTTCCGAGAAGGCGTTTCTCTAGGAAC
Above is a window of Malus sylvestris chromosome 15, drMalSylv7.2, whole genome shotgun sequence DNA encoding:
- the LOC126601420 gene encoding long chain acyl-CoA synthetase 9, chloroplastic-like isoform X1, with translation MGSYMVGVLVPLLLTIIIQKSMRAKQRGVPVDVGGEPGYAIRNHRFTAPVATLWKGVTTLAELFEQSSKRFLEKRLLGTRALIAREVEVSKDGRSFEKLCLGDYEWLTYGKAFEVACNFASGLAQLGHNREEKVAIFADTRKEWFLALQGCFRRNVTVVTIYASLGEEALCHSLNETEVTTVICGQKELKKLLDISGKLDTVKRIICMDANIPSSASSVQSRWRITSFDDVEKLGRENPVDPDLPLPADIAVIMYTSGSTGLPKGVMMTHANVLAVASAVMTIVPGLGGKDVYLAYLPLAHILELAAENFLVAVGSAIGYGSPLTLTDTSSKIKRGTQGDATALAPTVLTAVPAILDRVRDGVLNKVNAKGGLAKLLFHLAYTRRLSAVNGSWFGAWGLEKFLWNLLVFRKVRAVLGGHLRFILSGGAPLSGDTQRFINICFGSPIGQGYGLTETCAGGTFSEFDDTSVGRVGAPLPCSFVKLIDWPEGGYLNTDTPMPRGEIVIGGPNVTLGYFKNEEKTRESYKVDEKGMRWFYTGDIGRFHGDGCLEIIDRKKDIVKLQHGEYVSLGKVEAALSVCPYVDNIMLHADPFHSYCVALVVASRVTLEEWAAKQEITCTDFADLCSKAETIKEVQASLVKEAKKARLEKFEIPAKIELLSEPWTPESGLVTAALKLKRDVIRKAFSEDLAKLYAS
- the LOC126601420 gene encoding long chain acyl-CoA synthetase 9, chloroplastic-like isoform X2 — translated: MRAKQRGVPVDVGGEPGYAIRNHRFTAPVATLWKGVTTLAELFEQSSKRFLEKRLLGTRALIAREVEVSKDGRSFEKLCLGDYEWLTYGKAFEVACNFASGLAQLGHNREEKVAIFADTRKEWFLALQGCFRRNVTVVTIYASLGEEALCHSLNETEVTTVICGQKELKKLLDISGKLDTVKRIICMDANIPSSASSVQSRWRITSFDDVEKLGRENPVDPDLPLPADIAVIMYTSGSTGLPKGVMMTHANVLAVASAVMTIVPGLGGKDVYLAYLPLAHILELAAENFLVAVGSAIGYGSPLTLTDTSSKIKRGTQGDATALAPTVLTAVPAILDRVRDGVLNKVNAKGGLAKLLFHLAYTRRLSAVNGSWFGAWGLEKFLWNLLVFRKVRAVLGGHLRFILSGGAPLSGDTQRFINICFGSPIGQGYGLTETCAGGTFSEFDDTSVGRVGAPLPCSFVKLIDWPEGGYLNTDTPMPRGEIVIGGPNVTLGYFKNEEKTRESYKVDEKGMRWFYTGDIGRFHGDGCLEIIDRKKDIVKLQHGEYVSLGKVEAALSVCPYVDNIMLHADPFHSYCVALVVASRVTLEEWAAKQEITCTDFADLCSKAETIKEVQASLVKEAKKARLEKFEIPAKIELLSEPWTPESGLVTAALKLKRDVIRKAFSEDLAKLYAS